One segment of Humidesulfovibrio mexicanus DNA contains the following:
- the leuC gene encoding 3-isopropylmalate dehydratase large subunit: protein MSHTVAEKILQAHTDEEITRAGQIVNCRVSLVLANDITAPLAIKSFKAMGAAQVFDKDKVALVCDHFTPNKDIDSAEQVKVVRDFARKMGITHYYEGGDVGVEHALLPELGLVGPGDIVVGADSHTCTYGGLGAFATGMGSTDIAGAMALGETWFKVPPTIRVAFEGELSPFVGAKDLILRLIGSIGVSGALYRALEFCGPVIDALSIEGRMTMANMAIEAGGKAGLFPADHKTLAYCAVAGRTGDKPLKADAGASYEQDLTLSVTGMPPQVACPHLPDNVRGVDEIKGLAVDQVVIGSCTNGRIEDLREAASVLKGRKARKGVRLIVLPATPKIWRQAMAEGLFDIFMDAGAVVGPPTCGPCLGGHMGILAGGERCIATTNRNFRGRMGSLESEVYLAGPAVAAASAVAGEIINPAKL, encoded by the coding sequence ATGTCCCACACTGTAGCCGAAAAGATCCTGCAGGCGCACACCGACGAGGAGATCACCCGCGCCGGGCAGATCGTCAACTGCCGCGTGTCGCTGGTCCTGGCCAACGACATCACCGCGCCGCTGGCCATCAAGAGTTTCAAAGCCATGGGCGCGGCCCAGGTCTTTGACAAGGACAAGGTCGCGCTTGTGTGCGACCACTTTACGCCCAACAAGGACATCGACTCCGCCGAGCAGGTGAAGGTGGTGCGCGACTTCGCCCGCAAGATGGGCATCACCCACTATTACGAAGGCGGCGACGTGGGCGTGGAGCACGCGCTCCTGCCGGAGCTGGGCCTGGTCGGCCCTGGCGACATCGTGGTGGGCGCGGATTCCCATACCTGCACCTACGGCGGCCTGGGGGCCTTCGCCACGGGCATGGGCTCCACGGACATCGCCGGGGCCATGGCGCTGGGCGAGACCTGGTTCAAGGTTCCTCCCACCATCCGCGTGGCCTTCGAGGGCGAGCTTTCGCCCTTTGTGGGCGCAAAGGATCTGATCCTGCGCCTCATCGGCAGCATCGGCGTGTCCGGCGCGCTCTATCGCGCGCTGGAGTTCTGCGGGCCGGTCATCGACGCCTTGTCCATCGAGGGCCGCATGACCATGGCCAACATGGCCATTGAGGCCGGCGGCAAGGCCGGGCTCTTTCCGGCCGACCACAAGACCCTGGCCTACTGCGCTGTGGCCGGTCGCACGGGCGACAAGCCCCTCAAGGCCGATGCGGGCGCGTCCTACGAGCAGGATCTGACCCTGTCCGTCACGGGAATGCCCCCGCAGGTGGCCTGCCCGCACCTGCCCGACAACGTGCGCGGCGTGGACGAGATCAAGGGGCTCGCCGTGGACCAGGTGGTCATCGGTTCCTGCACCAACGGCCGCATCGAGGACCTGCGCGAGGCGGCCAGCGTGCTCAAGGGCCGCAAGGCGCGCAAGGGCGTGCGGCTCATCGTGCTGCCCGCGACGCCCAAGATCTGGCGGCAGGCCATGGCCGAGGGGCTCTTCGACATCTTCATGGACGCCGGGGCCGTTGTGGGGCCGCCCACCTGCGGGCCCTGCCTGGGTGGGCACATGGGCATCCTGGCCGGGGGCGAACGCTGCATCGCCACCACCAACCGCAACTTCCGCGGCCGCATGGGCAGCCTGGAGAGCGAAGTGTACCTCGCCGGGCCGGCCGTGGCCGCAGCCAGCGCCGTGGCCGGCGAGATCATCAACCCCGCCAAGCTGTAA
- a CDS encoding 3-isopropylmalate dehydratase small subunit: MLVTGNAHKVGAHIDTDAIIPARFLVTTDAAVLGSNCMEGLEPGWVKRVKKNDIMVADENFGCGSSREHAPIAILGAGIPVVVAKSFARIFYRNGFNMGLVLLEVGDDIAKLKDGDQLEVDTEAGRIKNLSTGETVVCAKVPASMQELLDAGGLVPYVKKRLAERQ, from the coding sequence ATGCTCGTTACTGGCAATGCGCACAAGGTCGGCGCGCACATCGACACCGACGCCATCATCCCGGCCCGCTTCCTGGTCACCACAGACGCAGCCGTGCTGGGGTCCAACTGCATGGAGGGCCTGGAGCCCGGCTGGGTCAAACGGGTCAAGAAGAACGACATCATGGTGGCCGATGAGAACTTCGGCTGCGGCTCCTCCCGCGAGCACGCGCCCATCGCCATTCTTGGCGCGGGCATTCCCGTGGTGGTGGCCAAGAGCTTCGCCCGCATTTTCTACCGCAACGGTTTCAACATGGGGCTGGTGCTGCTTGAGGTGGGCGACGACATCGCCAAGCTCAAGGACGGCGACCAGCTGGAAGTGGACACCGAGGCCGGGCGCATCAAGAACCTGAGCACCGGCGAGACCGTGGTCTGCGCCAAGGTGCCCGCCTCCATGCAGGAGCTGCTCGACGCGGGCGGCCTGGTTCCCTATGTCAAGAAACGCCTGGCTGAAAGGCAATAG
- the leuB gene encoding 3-isopropylmalate dehydrogenase: protein MKICVIPGDGIGKEIVAQALRVLDKVTEKFGTRFEIEEALMGGAAIDATGSPLPEQTVALALAADAVLLGAVGGPKWDTLDPAIRPERGLLGIRKALGLFANLRPASLFQELKHACYLRPDIVAKGIDLLVVRELTGGAYFGTPKGVEVRDGERVGFNNMIYAEHEIRRIAKVGFEAAMKRSKRLCSVDKANVLDVSRLWREVVLEVARDYPDVELSHMYVDNAAMQLVRDPSQFDVIVTENLFGDILSDEASVITGSIGMLPSASLGEKNPGLFEPIHGSAPDIAGQDKANPLATILSVAMLLRYSSTEKTGDMGPQADAIEQAVRKTLQQGYRTGDIREDGCKLVGCQAMGDAVLANL from the coding sequence ATGAAAATCTGCGTCATCCCCGGCGACGGCATCGGCAAGGAAATTGTCGCCCAGGCCTTGCGCGTGCTGGACAAGGTCACCGAGAAATTCGGCACCCGTTTCGAAATCGAGGAAGCGCTCATGGGCGGCGCGGCCATCGACGCCACAGGTTCCCCCCTGCCCGAACAGACGGTCGCGCTCGCCCTGGCGGCCGATGCCGTGCTGCTGGGCGCTGTGGGCGGCCCCAAGTGGGACACCCTCGACCCTGCGATCCGGCCCGAGCGCGGGTTGCTCGGCATCCGCAAGGCTCTGGGGCTTTTCGCCAATCTCAGGCCAGCCAGCCTGTTCCAGGAGCTCAAGCACGCCTGCTACCTGCGGCCGGACATCGTGGCCAAGGGCATCGACCTCCTGGTGGTGCGCGAGCTCACCGGCGGGGCCTACTTCGGCACGCCCAAGGGGGTGGAAGTGCGTGATGGCGAACGCGTGGGCTTCAACAACATGATCTACGCCGAGCACGAGATCCGCCGCATCGCCAAGGTGGGCTTCGAGGCCGCCATGAAACGCAGCAAGAGGCTGTGCAGCGTGGACAAGGCCAACGTGCTGGACGTTTCGCGCCTGTGGCGGGAAGTGGTGCTGGAAGTCGCCCGCGACTACCCGGACGTGGAGCTTTCCCATATGTACGTGGACAATGCGGCCATGCAGCTGGTGCGCGACCCCTCGCAGTTCGACGTCATCGTCACCGAGAACCTTTTCGGCGACATTCTGTCGGACGAGGCTTCCGTCATCACCGGGTCCATCGGCATGTTGCCCTCGGCCTCGCTGGGCGAGAAGAACCCAGGCCTGTTCGAGCCCATCCACGGGTCCGCCCCGGACATCGCCGGGCAGGACAAGGCCAACCCGCTGGCCACCATCCTGTCCGTGGCCATGCTGCTGCGCTATAGCTCCACGGAGAAGACCGGCGACATGGGGCCCCAGGCCGACGCCATCGAGCAGGCCGTGCGCAAGACGCTCCAGCAAGGCTATCGCACCGGCGACATCCGCGAAGACGGATGCAAGCTGGTGGGCTGCCAGGCCATGGGCGACGCCGTGCTGGCCAACCTGTAG
- a CDS encoding permease: MDQSAFAVFAAIVSSIVIEAAPFLLLGSLLSSIIAVYVGDKALSRLARKRLPVQIALGLFAGLLLPTCECGVVPVTRRLIRKGVPAGAAFPFMLAAPVVNPVSMASTWVAFQGSWEMVAWRVALVLVPAAMLGWALGAAGAESPLRPALDMAHDAGCGCCHAHADQQARPSIGQGLLDVLRGTGREFLDMGMFLILGACAAGLFKVFLPQELLAAVSGSVWTAVPAMMLAAVLMSVCSEADAFVAASLSMFPPAALLAFLAIGPMLDLKLIPAFLAVFRRKIALVLILAPATAVYLLAMGLGLSGALP; this comes from the coding sequence ATGGATCAGAGCGCTTTCGCCGTGTTTGCTGCCATCGTCAGTTCCATCGTCATCGAAGCCGCACCGTTTCTGCTGCTTGGCTCGCTTTTGTCCTCCATCATCGCCGTATATGTGGGGGACAAGGCCCTCTCCCGTCTGGCGCGCAAGCGCCTGCCCGTGCAGATTGCGCTGGGGCTGTTCGCCGGGCTGCTGCTGCCCACCTGCGAATGCGGCGTGGTTCCGGTGACGCGTCGGCTCATCCGCAAAGGGGTTCCAGCGGGCGCGGCCTTCCCCTTCATGCTGGCGGCCCCGGTGGTGAATCCGGTGTCCATGGCCTCCACCTGGGTGGCGTTCCAGGGCAGTTGGGAGATGGTGGCCTGGCGCGTGGCCCTGGTGCTGGTTCCGGCGGCCATGCTGGGCTGGGCGCTTGGCGCGGCCGGAGCAGAGTCCCCCCTGCGGCCAGCCCTGGACATGGCCCACGACGCAGGCTGCGGGTGCTGCCATGCCCACGCGGACCAGCAGGCCCGGCCTTCCATCGGGCAGGGTCTGCTGGACGTTCTGCGCGGCACGGGGCGCGAATTCCTGGACATGGGCATGTTCCTGATCCTGGGCGCATGCGCGGCCGGACTGTTCAAGGTCTTTCTGCCGCAGGAGCTGCTGGCGGCCGTGTCCGGCAGCGTGTGGACGGCCGTGCCCGCCATGATGCTCGCCGCCGTGCTCATGAGCGTGTGTTCCGAGGCCGACGCCTTCGTGGCCGCCAGCTTGTCCATGTTCCCCCCTGCGGCGCTGCTGGCGTTCCTGGCCATCGGCCCCATGCTGGACTTGAAACTCATTCCGGCCTTCCTGGCCGTGTTCCGCCGCAAGATCGCCCTTGTGCTCATTCTTGCCCCTGCGACGGCGGTGTACCTCCTCGCCATGGGCCTTGGCCTTTCCGGAGCACTGCCATGA
- a CDS encoding metal ABC transporter solute-binding protein, Zn/Mn family, with product MRKMLAMLAVLTMVSAAPALAASLGVAVGVAPVAHFAKKVGGDLVSVTLLVPPGADAHTYEPKPSQMRALSASAVYLSTGLEFEAAWESRLRSANPKMLVTKIDAGLKKLPMPEGHGHHGHEAEAGHHHHDELDPHVWVSPAEVRHMAAAIAQAFSKADPSNAKAYAANLAAFQKEIDELDGQLKALFAEVPASQRGFLVFHPAWGYFARDYGLTQIAIEFEGKEPTPKRLAAIVTQAKAKGASVIFVQPQMSQRTAGAIATAVGARLVTADPLAEDWGANLLAVAKRFRQALK from the coding sequence ATGAGAAAGATGTTGGCCATGCTGGCTGTGTTGACGATGGTTTCCGCGGCGCCTGCCCTTGCCGCGAGTCTGGGGGTGGCCGTGGGCGTGGCCCCGGTGGCGCACTTCGCCAAGAAGGTCGGCGGCGATCTGGTGTCCGTCACCCTGCTTGTGCCGCCGGGAGCGGATGCGCATACCTATGAGCCCAAGCCTTCGCAGATGCGCGCCCTGTCCGCTTCGGCCGTGTATCTGTCCACCGGATTGGAGTTCGAAGCGGCCTGGGAGTCCCGGCTTCGGTCGGCGAATCCCAAGATGCTGGTGACGAAAATCGACGCGGGGTTGAAGAAGCTGCCCATGCCGGAGGGACATGGGCATCATGGGCACGAGGCCGAGGCCGGGCATCATCACCATGACGAGTTGGACCCGCATGTGTGGGTTTCTCCTGCCGAGGTGCGCCACATGGCCGCAGCCATCGCCCAGGCGTTCTCCAAGGCCGATCCGTCCAACGCCAAGGCGTATGCGGCCAATCTTGCCGCGTTCCAGAAGGAGATAGACGAGCTTGACGGCCAGCTCAAGGCGCTGTTCGCAGAAGTTCCGGCGAGCCAGCGCGGCTTTCTGGTGTTTCATCCCGCCTGGGGCTACTTCGCCCGTGACTATGGCTTGACCCAGATCGCCATTGAGTTCGAGGGCAAGGAGCCGACGCCCAAGCGTTTGGCCGCCATTGTGACCCAGGCCAAGGCCAAGGGCGCATCGGTCATCTTCGTGCAGCCGCAGATGAGCCAGCGCACGGCCGGTGCCATCGCCACGGCGGTGGGCGCGCGGCTTGTGACGGCCGATCCCCTGGCCGAGGATTGGGGAGCGAATCTGCTTGCCGTGGCCAAGAGGTTTCGGCAGGCCTTGAAGTAG
- a CDS encoding Fur family transcriptional regulator: MDAQELLSRAGLAATDKRLLVVQAMAEAGRPVTPQELLAGLGAGLNRVTLYRILDLLVEHELATRHNAGERAFRYCLRTGPAGHAHFTCSVCGQTRCIDSRYLAEGLEALLARLPMRVDSVDIRLLGVCGDCQPN, from the coding sequence ATGGACGCTCAGGAACTGCTGTCGCGCGCAGGCCTTGCCGCAACGGACAAGCGGCTGCTGGTGGTACAGGCCATGGCCGAGGCGGGGCGGCCGGTGACTCCCCAGGAATTGTTGGCCGGGCTTGGCGCGGGGCTGAACCGTGTCACCCTCTACCGCATTCTGGATCTTCTGGTGGAGCATGAACTGGCCACACGTCACAACGCCGGCGAGCGGGCCTTCCGTTATTGCCTGCGCACCGGGCCCGCGGGGCACGCGCACTTCACCTGCTCGGTTTGCGGGCAAACCCGGTGCATTGATTCCCGGTACCTTGCCGAGGGGCTGGAGGCGTTGCTTGCGCGGCTGCCCATGCGTGTCGATTCCGTGGATATCCGCTTACTTGGCGTGTGTGGCGACTGCCAACCGAACTGA
- a CDS encoding tautomerase family protein, with protein MPVTLVSVLKGRTSAEKHALMEAVQGAIAATLALPAHDRNLRLAEHGPDEWLLPEGRSERYVLVEIALFEGRTPETKGALYAAIVAALGALGVDKGDVFIRIVEQPRENFGIRGGQRADLVQLGYQVVV; from the coding sequence ATGCCCGTCACCCTCGTCAGCGTTCTCAAGGGCCGCACAAGCGCCGAGAAGCACGCCCTCATGGAGGCCGTGCAGGGGGCCATCGCCGCCACCCTGGCCCTGCCCGCCCACGACCGCAACCTGCGTCTGGCGGAACACGGCCCGGACGAATGGCTGCTGCCGGAAGGCAGGTCGGAACGCTACGTGCTTGTGGAAATCGCGCTCTTCGAGGGCCGGACGCCGGAGACCAAGGGAGCGCTGTATGCGGCCATCGTCGCCGCGCTGGGAGCCCTTGGCGTGGACAAGGGCGACGTGTTCATCCGGATCGTCGAACAACCAAGGGAGAACTTCGGCATCCGGGGCGGCCAGCGAGCGGACCTGGTGCAGCTCGGCTATCAGGTCGTTGTGTAG
- the gatA gene encoding Asp-tRNA(Asn)/Glu-tRNA(Gln) amidotransferase subunit GatA, whose amino-acid sequence MPELTHMTLSEVRKALADTTVSATQVTEAALARIEATEPKVRALISVQAEEARALAKSMDESGPDPSKPLWGVPLVVKDVLATRDAPTTCGSKILENFRPAYDATAVTRLKDAGAVLLGKANMDEFAMGSTTENSAFFATKNPWDTNRVPGGSSGGSAATVAAGQCYGALGTDTGGSIRLPASFCGIVGLKPTYGRVSRFGMVAYGSSLDQIGPMARSVEDAARLLQVIAGHDPKDSTSVDRPVPDYLSALGGNGSLKGLTIGLPAEYWDKGLAPEVAEACGASLKVAQELGAKTVPVNLRLSQYAIATYYVIAMAEASSNLARFDGVRYGRRCENPADLMDMYVRSRTEGFGDEVQRRIILGTYVLSSGYYDAYYRKAAQVRRLIRRDFEAALSQCDLLAGPVCPTTAFKVGEMTSDPLQMYLMDIFTISTNLAGLPGMSLPVGLGRDTGMPVGLQLTGRAFDEAPMLAAAHALEAGLPAAAMPAL is encoded by the coding sequence ATGCCCGAACTCACGCACATGACCCTCTCCGAGGTACGCAAGGCCCTCGCGGACACGACCGTCAGCGCCACCCAAGTCACGGAGGCCGCGCTCGCGCGCATCGAGGCCACCGAACCCAAGGTGCGCGCCCTCATTTCCGTGCAGGCCGAAGAAGCCCGCGCCCTGGCCAAAAGCATGGACGAAAGCGGACCTGATCCGAGCAAGCCTCTGTGGGGCGTGCCGCTTGTGGTCAAGGACGTGCTGGCCACCAGGGACGCGCCCACCACCTGCGGCTCAAAAATTTTGGAGAACTTCCGCCCGGCGTACGACGCCACGGCTGTGACGCGCCTTAAGGACGCCGGGGCCGTGCTTCTGGGCAAGGCCAACATGGACGAGTTCGCCATGGGCTCCACCACGGAAAACTCGGCCTTCTTCGCCACCAAAAATCCCTGGGACACGAATCGGGTTCCAGGCGGCTCCAGCGGCGGCTCCGCCGCCACAGTGGCGGCGGGCCAGTGCTACGGCGCGCTGGGCACCGATACCGGCGGTTCCATCCGCCTGCCCGCCAGCTTCTGTGGCATCGTGGGCCTCAAGCCCACCTATGGCCGGGTGTCGCGCTTCGGCATGGTGGCCTACGGCTCGTCCCTGGACCAGATCGGCCCCATGGCCCGCAGCGTGGAGGACGCGGCGCGCCTGCTGCAGGTCATCGCCGGGCACGACCCCAAGGACTCCACCAGCGTGGACAGGCCCGTGCCCGACTACCTCTCCGCACTGGGCGGCAACGGCAGCCTCAAGGGGCTGACCATCGGTCTGCCCGCCGAATACTGGGACAAGGGCCTTGCGCCAGAGGTGGCCGAGGCCTGCGGCGCATCCCTGAAAGTCGCCCAGGAGCTTGGCGCCAAGACCGTTCCCGTGAACCTGCGGCTCTCGCAGTACGCCATAGCGACCTACTACGTCATCGCCATGGCCGAGGCCAGCTCCAACCTGGCGCGCTTCGACGGCGTGCGCTACGGCCGCCGCTGCGAGAATCCTGCGGACCTCATGGACATGTACGTAAGGAGTCGCACCGAAGGCTTTGGCGACGAGGTGCAGCGCCGCATCATCCTGGGCACCTATGTGCTCTCCTCCGGCTACTACGACGCCTACTACCGCAAAGCCGCCCAGGTGCGCCGCCTCATCCGCCGGGATTTCGAGGCCGCGCTTTCCCAGTGCGACCTGCTGGCCGGCCCTGTGTGCCCGACCACGGCCTTCAAGGTGGGCGAAATGACCTCCGACCCCTTGCAGATGTACCTGATGGACATCTTCACCATCAGCACCAACCTGGCCGGGCTGCCGGGGATGAGCCTGCCCGTCGGCCTTGGACGCGACACGGGAATGCCGGTGGGCCTGCAGCTCACGGGCCGTGCCTTCGATGAGGCGCCAATGCTTGCGGCCGCGCACGCTCTGGAAGCGGGGCTTCCCGCAGCGGCAATGCCCGCGCTGTAA
- the gatC gene encoding Asp-tRNA(Asn)/Glu-tRNA(Gln) amidotransferase subunit GatC, translated as MSITPEEVAKVAKLSRLALGQDKTAQYAAQLDDILAYMDKLAELDTAGVEPMYTPVDHVSVLRDDVASKDLPREDILKNAPETDGAFFIVPRIV; from the coding sequence ATGAGCATCACCCCCGAAGAGGTGGCCAAGGTGGCCAAGCTGTCCCGCCTTGCGCTCGGCCAGGACAAAACCGCCCAGTACGCCGCCCAGCTCGACGACATCCTGGCGTACATGGACAAGCTCGCCGAGTTGGACACGGCAGGCGTGGAGCCCATGTACACCCCGGTGGACCACGTCAGCGTGCTGCGCGACGACGTGGCCAGCAAGGACCTCCCCCGCGAGGACATCCTCAAAAACGCCCCGGAGACCGACGGCGCGTTCTTCATCGTGCCGCGCATCGTCTAG